Proteins found in one Triticum urartu cultivar G1812 chromosome 4, Tu2.1, whole genome shotgun sequence genomic segment:
- the LOC125553623 gene encoding uncharacterized protein LOC125553623 translates to MAKEGDEPPDLERGSRPGSVVIVVVAPPANFGARPRSSAASGGEDDDDDRKMPNYVWVPLQLLLTAVACCPLLALVMTRTDWVEKVVFSAVLLPTVVGVFFFLRAVCKRPRMAVVASMIKR, encoded by the exons ATGGCCAAGGAAGGAGACGAGCCGCCGGACTTGGAGAGGGGGTCCAGGCCCGGGTCCGTAGTCATCGTCGTCGTTGCGCCACCAGCAAACTTCGGCGCCCGGCCAAGGTCCTCCGCTGCCTCCGGCggagaagacgacgacgacgatcgCAAGATGCCGAACTAC GTTTGGGTGCCTCTGCAGCTGCTGCTGACGGCGGTCGCGTGCTGCCCGCTGCTGGCGCTGGTTATGACGCGGACGGACTGGGTGGAGAAGGTCGTCTTCTCCGCCGTTCTGCTGCCCACCGTCGTCGGCGTCTTCTTCTTCCTGCGCGCCGTGTGCAAGAGGCCGCGCATGGCCGTCGTTGCCAGCATGATCAAGAGATAG